A window from Populus trichocarpa isolate Nisqually-1 chromosome 3, P.trichocarpa_v4.1, whole genome shotgun sequence encodes these proteins:
- the LOC7493206 gene encoding transcriptional corepressor LEUNIG_HOMOLOG: MAQSNWEADKMLDVYIYDYLVKKKLHATAKSFMTEGKVAPDPVAIDAPGGFLFEWWSVFWDIFIARTNEKHSETAAAYLEAQQSKTKEQQQLQMQHFQLMHHAQLQRGGNNNPTMGGPVNAVGSEGMLRQSNASVLAAKMYEERLKHSNQMESETSQPHLDARMALLKSTTNHSGQLVQGNHGNVTAALQQIQAQTQQTADVKQEVNLGAAQRSLPMDPSTIYGQGIMQSKPGIGNSGLNPGVNGLPLKGWPLTNIQGIEQTRQSLGAQVQRPLLHAASQFQLLPQQQQQQLLAHVQAQGNLSASPMYGDIDPRKFRGLPRGPLNSKDGQPNVKDGSIGSPMQSTSSKMNLPQMQQSSSQQQDPLQPQQGQQNNRKRKGPSSSGPANSTGTGNTVGPSNSQPSTPSTHTPGDGIATAGNLQHVNSMSKGLMYGGDTTGALASSTNPLEDIEHFADVGSLDDNVESFLSPDDGDGRDLFGTLKRNSSEHAAEASKGFNFSEVSSIRKSNGKVVCCHFSTDGKLLASAGHDKKVVLWNMETLQTECNPEEHTHIITDVRFRPNSTQLATSSFDSSVRLWDAAGPRYALQTYTGHTSHVVSLDFHPKKNDVFCSCDDNNEIRFWNINQYSCTRISKGGTTQVRFQPRIGQLLAAAAENVVSIFDVEADRQTHSLRGHSTAVHSVCWDVNGDYLASVSQESVRVWSLATGECIHELSSSGNKFHSCVFHPSYSTLLVIGGYQSLELWNMAENKCMTVAAHECVISALAQSQATGMVASASHDKCVKIWK, from the exons ATGGCACAGAGTAATTGGGAAGCAGATAAAAT GCTTGATGTGTACATATATGATTATTTGGTGAAGAAGAAATTGCATGCCACCGCAAAATCATTCATGACAGAAGGGAAAGTTGCCCCCGATCCAGTAG CAATTGATGCTCCTGGGGGGTTTCTTTTTGAGTGGTGGTCTGTCTTCTGGGATATTTTTATAGCAAGGACTAACGAGAAACATTCTGAGACTGCCGCAGCATATCTAGAG GCACAGCAAAGCAAAACAAAGGAACAGCAACAGCTGCAAATGCAGCACTTCCAACTAATGCATCACGCTCAGTTGCAACGAGGGGGTAATAACAACCCAACCATGGGTGGTCCGGTAAATGCTGTTGGTTCTGAAGGAATGCTCAGGCAATCAAATGCGAGTGTGTTGGCTGCAAAAATGTATGAGGAACGACTGAAGCATTCCAACCAAATGGAATCTGAAACATCCCAACCGCATCTTGATGCTAGGATGGCCCTTCTCAAATCAACTACAAACCATTCAGG CCAGTTGGTCCAAGGAAATCATGGGAATGTTACTGCTGCACTGCAACAAATCCAGGCACAAACTCAACAGACCGCT GATGTCAAACAAGAAGTGAACCTGGGTGCTGCCCAGAGATCTTTGCCTATGGACCCTTCAACCATTTATGGGCAGGGAATCATGCAGTCAAAACCTGGAATTGGAAATTCAG GATTGAATCCTGGAGTCAATGGTCTTCCATTGAAGGGATGGCCCTTAACT AATATACAGGGAATTGAACAAACTCGGCAGAGTTTAGGTGCACAAGTTCAAAGGCCTCTTTTACATGCTGCAAGTCAGTTTCAGCTTTTGCCAcagcaacaacagcagcagctcTTGGCACATGTCCAGGCACAAGGGAACCTTTCTGCTTCGCCAATGTATGGAGATATTGATCCACGGAAGTTTAGGGGGTTGCCTAGAGGTCCTTTGAATAGCAAAGATGGCCAACCTAATGTAAAGGATGGATCTATTGGTTCTCCAATGCAATCAACTTCATCTAAG ATGAATTTGCCACAGATGCAACAATCATCCTCTCAACAACAAGATCCTTTGCAACCACAGCAAGGACAGCAG AATAACCGAAAGAGGAAAGGCCCTTCATCTTCTGGACCTGCTAATAGTACTGGTACAGGAAATACAGTAGGCCCTTCTAATTCTCAGCCATCTACCCCATCAACTCATACTCCTGGTGATGGAATTGCCACAGCAGGCAATTTGCAGCATGTCAATAGCATGTCAAAAGGCTTGATGTATGGTGGTGATACAACTGGAGCTCTTGCATCATCCACAAACCCACTG GAAGACATTGAACATTTTGCAGATGTTGGCTCCTTAGATGATAACGTGGAATCTTTTTTATCACCTGATGATGGAGACGGAAGAGATTTGTTTGGTACCTTAAAAAGGAATTCTTCTGAACATGCTGCTGAAGCTTCAAAAG GTTTCAACTTCAGTGAAGTTAGTTCGATACGCAAAAGTAATGGGAAAGTTGTTTGCTGTCACTTCTCCACAGATGGGAAATTGTTGGCCAGTGCTGGGCATGACAAGAAG GTTGTTCTTTGGAACATGGAAACTCTGCAAACAGAGTGCAATCCAGAGGAGCATACCCACATTATCACTGATGTTCGTTTCAGGCCAAATTCAACTCAGCTGGCAACATCTTCATTTGATTCAAGTGTACGTCTCTGGGATGCTGCAGGA CCAAGATATGCCTTGCAAACATATACGGGGCATACCTCACATGTGGTGTCCCTTGACTTTCACCCGAAGAAGAATGATGTTTTCTGCTCCTGTGATGATAACAATGAGATTCGCTTCTGGAACATCAATCAGTATTCTTGCACCCGGATATCCAAG GGAGGGACCACACAAGTTAGATTTCAGCCAAGAATCGGACAACTGCTGGCTGCAGCTGCAGAGAATGTTGTGTCCATCTTTGATGTTGAGGCTGACAGACAGACACACTCATTACGG GGGCACTCCACAGCGGTACACTCTGTTTGCTGGGATGTGAACGGAGATTACTTGGCATCTGTCAGTCAAGAATCTGTTAGAGTGTGGTCATTGGCCACAGGAGAGTGCATTCATGAACTTAGTTCAAGTGGGAACAAGTTCCATTCTTGTGTTTTCCATCCGAGCTACTCCACTCTCTTGGTTATTGGAGGCTACCAG TCATTGGAGCTTTGGAACATGGCTGAGAACAAGTGCATGACGGTTGCGGCTCATGAGTGTGTGATATCAGCTTTGGCTCAATCACAAGCTACAGGGATGGTTGCTTCTGCAAGTCATGACAAATGTGTGAAGATATGGAAGTAA
- the LOC7478286 gene encoding CLAVATA3/ESR (CLE)-related protein TDIF, which produces MDIDPFWITGGWFIITDFNFMAPARQLSVCENTTKLQAMVLFLGLLLIVPLLARPIDLSKKFTASSPSTRAKHFTTEIHPQESKYTPPSRTTDDAAAVTSSTTTTVSATPVSASRQQFKAAFHEVPSGPNPESN; this is translated from the coding sequence ATGGATATTGATCCCTTCTGGATTACTGGGGGGTGGTTCATTATTACTGATTTTAATTTCATGGCACCAGCTAGACAATTATCAGTCTGTGAAAACACGACAAAATTGCAAGCTATGGTGCTTTTTCTTGGTCTTCTCTTGATTGTTCCTCTTCTTGCTCGTCCCATAGATTTATCCAAGAAATTCACAGCTTCCTCGCCATCTACAAGAGCAAAACATTTTACCACAGAAATCCATCCACAAGAATCAAAGTACACGCCACCTTCTAGAACCACTGATGATGCTGCTGCCGTGACAAGCAGCACCACCACCACGGTTTCTGCCACTCCTGTTTCTGCTTCACGTCAACAGTTTAAAGCAGCTTTCCATGAAGTACCTAGTGGTCCAAATCCTGAGTCCAATTAA
- the LOC7493204 gene encoding glutathione reductase, cytosolic isoform X2 → MPTLILICLLLELGVAVFVLLGFLLIMELRCVLRGCVPKKILVYGANFGGEIEDARNYGWEINEKVDFNWKKLLQKKSDEIVRLNGIYKRLLSNAGVKLYEGEGKVAGPNEVELTQLDGTKLKYSAKHILIATGSKAQRPNIPGQELGITSDEALSLEDLPKRAVVLGGGYIAVEFASIWRGMGATVDLFLRRELPLRGFDDEMRAVVARNLEGRGINLHPRTNLTELTKTEDGIKVRTDHGEELLADVVLFATGRAPNTKRLNLEAAGVELDKTGAVKVDEFSRTNIPSIWAAGDVTNRMNLTPVALMEGSCFAKTVFAGQPTKPDYNHIPYAVFSIPPLSVVGLSEEQALDQANGDVLVFTSTFNPMKNTISGRQEKTVMKLVVDAETDKVLGASMCGPDAPEIMQGIAVALKCGATKQQFDSTVGIHPSAAEEFVTMRSVARRVTASGKPKTNL, encoded by the exons ATGCCCACTTTGATTTTGATCTGTTTGTTATTGGAGCTGGGAGTGGCGGTGTTCGTGCTGCTAGGTTTTCTGCTAATTATGGAGCTAAG GTGTGTTCTTCGCGGTTGTGTTCCCAAGAAGATTTTAGTTTATGGAGCAAATTTTGGAGGTGAGATTGAG GACGCCAGGAATTATGGTTGGGAAATCAATGAAAAGGTGGACTTCAACTGGAAAAAACTGTTGCAGAAAAAG TCAGATGAAATAGTCAGGCTAAATGGAATTTACAAGAGGTTACTATCTAATGCTGGGGTTAAACTGTATGAAGGAGAGGGAAAGGTTGCCGGTCCTAATGAAGTTGAACTGACACAACTAGATGGCACTAAATTGAAATACTCAGCAAAGCACATCCTGATTGCAACTGGCAGTAAGGCTCAGCGTCCCAATATTCCTGGGCAG GAGTTGGGCATAACTTCTGATGAGGCATTGAGTTTGGAAGATTTACCAAAGCGTGCAGTAGTGCTTGGTGGAGG gtACATTGCTGTTGAGTTTGCTTCGATATGGCGTGGCATGGGTGCTACTGTGGATCTATTTCTCAGAAGGGAACTTCCGTTAAG GGGTTTTGATGATGAAATGAGGGCTGTGGTTGCAAGAAATCTTGAAGGCAGGGGAATTAATTTGCACCCCAGAACAAATTTGACAGAG TTGACTAAAACAGAGGATGGAATTAAAGTTCGCACAGATCATGGAGAGGAGCTGTTGGCAGATGTTGTACTTTTTGCCACCG GTCGAGCTCCCAATACGAAGAGATTAAATTTGGAAGCTGCAGGCGTTGAGCTTGATAAAACAGGAGCTGTGAAG GTTGACGAGTTCTCTCGCACCAACATACCTAGCATATGGGCTGCTGGTGATGTCACAAACCGAATGAATCTTACTCCCGTGGCCTTGATGGAGGGGTCATGCTTTGCT AAAACTGTTTTCGCAGGGCAACCTACCAAACCAGACTACAATCACATACCATATGCTGTGTTTAG CATTCCTCCTCTCTCTGTAGTGGGCCTCAGCGAGGAGCAGGCATTAGACCAAGCAAATGGTGATGTGTTGGTTTTCACTTCTACCTTTAATCCTATGAAGAACACGATCTCTGG TCGACAAGAGAAGACAGTAATGAAGCTTGTTGTTGATGCTGAGACGGATAAAGTTCTTGGAGCTTCCATGTGTGGGCCAGATGCACCTGAAATTATGCAG GGTATTGCTGTTGCATTGAAGTGTGGAGCAACCAAGCAACAATTTGACAGTACT GTGGGAATACACCCATCTGCTGCTGAGGAATTTGTGACCATGCGTTCAGTGGCAAGGCGTGTTACTGCAAGTGGCAAACCGAAGACAAATCTGTAA
- the LOC7493205 gene encoding uncharacterized protein LOC7493205: protein MDFQIRSVLPLVIISSLLYSLAKAEISGSVIFIDSQTRQYLRSPSPNDVVQSNSMSLQEVGAAVSVLLGFVPSDALSATSSLKLNEVLLPNPFNRPRAVFMLEVTGELPSVADQANVMFNAAYKSKIVPGSNKADIQLPGEEVSVVSLDEEFVDFTDKDISDFASWLGGSYAVDPLEALKGELAIPLASGATIDLHMSKKANREFIASLLALLRNSRKAVEMHGDLSLSNQPPAELLKGSFDGLKALQEHYGPEGAAQKGLELLITMLSKMFDSLQAAYKGQIVGAILFNTAPAPESKTLLNVMLTSRPSARWLEETKEPTIEAIAVVALVRITLAWITGIVLIIATLLGIYFLFSMPLTKDTLLYSNVKLD from the exons ATGGATTTCCAAATACGCAGCGTTTTGCCTCTGGTCATCATCTCCTCTCTTCTCTACTCACTAGCTAAG GCTGAGATTAGCGGTTCGGTTATTTTCATCGATAGCCAGACTCGTCAATATCTGCGCTCTCCATCACCAAATGATGTCGTCCAG TCTAACTCCATGTCGCTTCAAGAAGTTGGTGCTGCTGTGTCGGTCTTGCTTGGTTTTGTGCCATCGGATGCACTCTCAGCTACTAGTTCATTGAAG TTGAATGAGGTTCTCTTGCCCAATCCGTTTAACAGGCCTCGTGCTGTTTTCATGCTGGAAGTCACTGGAG AGCTTCCGTCTGTGGCTGATCAAGCAAATGTAATGTTCAATGCTGCCTACAAGAGCAAGATTGTTCCTGGTTCAAATAAAGCTGATATTCAACTTCCAG GCGAAGAGGTTTCAGTGGTTTCTCTAGATGAAGAATTTGTGGATTTCACTGACAAGGATATAAGTGATTTT GCATCTTGGTTGGGTGGATCATATGCTGTTGATCCCTTGGAAGCACTGAAGGGAGAATTAGCAATCCCATTGGCTAGTGGTGCCACTATAGATCTTCATATGTCTAAG AAAGCAAACAGGGAATTCATAGCAAGTCTTCTAGCTCTGCTCCGCAATAGTAGAAAAGCTGTTGAGATGCATGGAGATTTGTCACTGAGTAATCAACCACCTGCAGAGTTATTGAAGGGCAGTTTTGATGGCCTTAAG GCTTTGCAGGAGCATTATGGACCCGAGGGTGCTGCACAGAAAGGGCTAGAGCTGTTAATTACTATGTTGTCCAAGATGTTTGATTCATTGCAAGCAGCTTACAAAG GTCAAATTGTTGGAGCAATCCTTTTTAATACAGCACCTGCACCAGAATCAAAAACATTGCTGAATGTCATGTTGACTTCCCGGCCATCTGCACGTTGGTTGGAAGAAACAAAAGAGCCCACTATTGAAGCCATTGCAGTAGTGGCCTTGGTTAGAATAACCCTTGCTTGGATAACTGGAATTGTTCTTATCATTGCTACTCTTTTGGGG ATCTACTTCCTCTTCAGCATGCCACTCACAAAGGACACCCTTTTGTATTCCAACGTCAAGCTGGACTAA
- the LOC7493204 gene encoding glutathione reductase, chloroplastic isoform X1, whose amino-acid sequence MPRKMPIDGEVNQASQVEEDAHFDFDLFVIGAGSGGVRAARFSANYGAKVGICELPFHPISSEVNGGVGGTCVLRGCVPKKILVYGANFGGEIEDARNYGWEINEKVDFNWKKLLQKKSDEIVRLNGIYKRLLSNAGVKLYEGEGKVAGPNEVELTQLDGTKLKYSAKHILIATGSKAQRPNIPGQELGITSDEALSLEDLPKRAVVLGGGYIAVEFASIWRGMGATVDLFLRRELPLRGFDDEMRAVVARNLEGRGINLHPRTNLTELTKTEDGIKVRTDHGEELLADVVLFATGRAPNTKRLNLEAAGVELDKTGAVKVDEFSRTNIPSIWAAGDVTNRMNLTPVALMEGSCFAKTVFAGQPTKPDYNHIPYAVFSIPPLSVVGLSEEQALDQANGDVLVFTSTFNPMKNTISGRQEKTVMKLVVDAETDKVLGASMCGPDAPEIMQGIAVALKCGATKQQFDSTVGIHPSAAEEFVTMRSVARRVTASGKPKTNL is encoded by the exons ATGCCAAGAAAGATGCCTATCGATGGGGAAGTGAACCAAGCTAGCCAAGTAGAAGAAGATGCCCACTTTGATTTTGATCTGTTTGTTATTGGAGCTGGGAGTGGCGGTGTTCGTGCTGCTAGGTTTTCTGCTAATTATGGAGCTAAG GTTGGAATTTGTGAGCTTCCATTTCATCCTATCAGCTCAGAAGTAAATGGAGGGGTTGGTGGAAC GTGTGTTCTTCGCGGTTGTGTTCCCAAGAAGATTTTAGTTTATGGAGCAAATTTTGGAGGTGAGATTGAG GACGCCAGGAATTATGGTTGGGAAATCAATGAAAAGGTGGACTTCAACTGGAAAAAACTGTTGCAGAAAAAG TCAGATGAAATAGTCAGGCTAAATGGAATTTACAAGAGGTTACTATCTAATGCTGGGGTTAAACTGTATGAAGGAGAGGGAAAGGTTGCCGGTCCTAATGAAGTTGAACTGACACAACTAGATGGCACTAAATTGAAATACTCAGCAAAGCACATCCTGATTGCAACTGGCAGTAAGGCTCAGCGTCCCAATATTCCTGGGCAG GAGTTGGGCATAACTTCTGATGAGGCATTGAGTTTGGAAGATTTACCAAAGCGTGCAGTAGTGCTTGGTGGAGG gtACATTGCTGTTGAGTTTGCTTCGATATGGCGTGGCATGGGTGCTACTGTGGATCTATTTCTCAGAAGGGAACTTCCGTTAAG GGGTTTTGATGATGAAATGAGGGCTGTGGTTGCAAGAAATCTTGAAGGCAGGGGAATTAATTTGCACCCCAGAACAAATTTGACAGAG TTGACTAAAACAGAGGATGGAATTAAAGTTCGCACAGATCATGGAGAGGAGCTGTTGGCAGATGTTGTACTTTTTGCCACCG GTCGAGCTCCCAATACGAAGAGATTAAATTTGGAAGCTGCAGGCGTTGAGCTTGATAAAACAGGAGCTGTGAAG GTTGACGAGTTCTCTCGCACCAACATACCTAGCATATGGGCTGCTGGTGATGTCACAAACCGAATGAATCTTACTCCCGTGGCCTTGATGGAGGGGTCATGCTTTGCT AAAACTGTTTTCGCAGGGCAACCTACCAAACCAGACTACAATCACATACCATATGCTGTGTTTAG CATTCCTCCTCTCTCTGTAGTGGGCCTCAGCGAGGAGCAGGCATTAGACCAAGCAAATGGTGATGTGTTGGTTTTCACTTCTACCTTTAATCCTATGAAGAACACGATCTCTGG TCGACAAGAGAAGACAGTAATGAAGCTTGTTGTTGATGCTGAGACGGATAAAGTTCTTGGAGCTTCCATGTGTGGGCCAGATGCACCTGAAATTATGCAG GGTATTGCTGTTGCATTGAAGTGTGGAGCAACCAAGCAACAATTTGACAGTACT GTGGGAATACACCCATCTGCTGCTGAGGAATTTGTGACCATGCGTTCAGTGGCAAGGCGTGTTACTGCAAGTGGCAAACCGAAGACAAATCTGTAA